Proteins encoded together in one Gemmatimonadota bacterium DH-78 window:
- a CDS encoding alpha/beta fold hydrolase: MTTTTRSARRIPAPGAPSGIGGGSRFAVGVLAAVLFVASGCTAERLPDRSAFGIDTPALERLEVDSDGHALTVWARVPESAVATVLLLHGRTWSSLPDFDLQVEGESLSLMQALTGEDIAVYALDARGYGATPRDETGWLDPDRMALDVVRVLEWLGEGTGAAPAVMGWSYGSTAAHLAAQRRPDLVAGVALYGYWKDPAALLPAQDDPADPPARATTEEAARSDFITPGSISDRAVDAFVAAALEADPVRVDVRRAHAFNALSPDSLTVPTLILQGELDPIAPSAVQERLFRGLGTAHKSWVVLPGCDHAAHLERCMPRFVRALAGFVREVAEPPASEPHR; the protein is encoded by the coding sequence ATGACGACGACGACGCGCTCCGCTCGTCGGATTCCCGCCCCCGGTGCCCCCTCGGGCATCGGGGGCGGGTCTCGTTTCGCGGTCGGCGTGCTCGCGGCGGTGCTGTTCGTCGCGTCGGGGTGCACCGCGGAGCGCCTGCCGGATCGCAGCGCCTTCGGAATCGACACCCCGGCCCTCGAGCGCCTCGAGGTGGATTCCGATGGTCACGCCCTCACGGTGTGGGCTCGGGTGCCGGAGTCCGCGGTCGCCACGGTCCTGCTCCTGCACGGACGCACCTGGAGCTCTCTCCCCGACTTCGATCTTCAGGTCGAGGGGGAGTCGCTCTCCCTGATGCAGGCGCTCACCGGCGAGGACATCGCCGTATACGCCCTCGACGCCCGCGGATACGGCGCCACACCCCGCGACGAGACCGGCTGGCTCGATCCCGACCGCATGGCGCTCGACGTGGTGCGAGTGCTGGAGTGGCTCGGCGAGGGCACGGGCGCAGCGCCGGCCGTCATGGGGTGGTCGTACGGATCCACGGCCGCGCACCTCGCCGCTCAGCGACGCCCCGACCTGGTGGCGGGGGTGGCGTTGTACGGATACTGGAAGGATCCGGCAGCGCTGCTCCCGGCGCAGGACGATCCCGCCGATCCGCCGGCCCGCGCCACCACCGAAGAGGCGGCGCGCAGCGACTTCATCACCCCCGGATCGATCTCCGATCGGGCGGTCGACGCCTTCGTGGCCGCCGCGCTGGAGGCCGACCCCGTGCGGGTCGACGTGCGTCGAGCGCACGCCTTCAACGCGCTGAGCCCCGACTCGCTCACCGTGCCCACGCTGATCCTGCAGGGGGAGCTCGACCCGATCGCTCCGAGCGCGGTGCAGGAGCGACTCTTCCGGGGGCTCGGCACCGCCCACAAGAGCTGGGTCGTGCTGCCGGGATGCGACCACGCCGCCCACCTCGAGCGCTGCATGCCGCGCTTCGTGCGCGCACTCGCCGGCTTCGTGCGCGAGGTGGCCGAGCCGCCGGCGTCCGAGCCGCACCGCTAG
- a CDS encoding Fe(2+)-trafficking protein, which translates to MDNIECRRCGEGPRLERAPFRSELGERIVNEICGNCWKEWLQHQTLLINHYGLDPREQKSRDFLYSQIEQVLLGDGTAEQVDTTKQGSVEW; encoded by the coding sequence GTGGACAATATCGAGTGCCGGCGCTGCGGCGAGGGCCCCCGCCTCGAGCGCGCCCCCTTCCGGAGCGAGCTCGGCGAGCGGATCGTGAACGAGATCTGCGGCAACTGCTGGAAGGAGTGGCTCCAGCACCAGACGCTGCTGATCAATCACTATGGGCTCGACCCGCGAGAGCAGAAGTCGCGCGACTTCCTCTACTCGCAGATCGAGCAGGTGCTTCTGGGCGACGGCACCGCCGAGCAGGTCGACACCACCAAGCAGGGTTCGGTGGAGTGGTAG
- a CDS encoding TraR/DksA family transcriptional regulator, with product MLNKKQLAHIEKRLLEERARALRSLGLFDEMAKADRESGDSDLSVYTDHMADQGTEAMEREKAALFATKEGRYLYRLEEALRRLYNSPETFGSCHTCGAEVGFERLDALPHARYCIDCKVKEEAAA from the coding sequence ATGCTGAACAAGAAGCAACTTGCCCACATCGAGAAGCGACTCCTGGAGGAGCGGGCGCGCGCGCTGCGTTCTCTCGGGTTGTTCGACGAGATGGCCAAGGCGGACCGCGAGTCTGGAGACTCCGACCTGTCGGTCTACACCGACCACATGGCCGATCAGGGCACCGAGGCCATGGAGCGCGAGAAGGCTGCGCTCTTCGCCACCAAGGAGGGCCGCTACCTCTATCGACTCGAGGAAGCCCTCCGCCGTCTGTACAACAGTCCCGAGACCTTCGGGTCCTGCCATACCTGCGGTGCAGAGGTGGGCTTCGAGCGTCTCGACGCCCTCCCCCACGCTCGCTATTGCATCGACTGCAAGGTGAAGGAGGAGGCGGCCGCCTGA
- a CDS encoding M28 family peptidase, with amino-acid sequence MAGFRVLHPRGPGARGVFVAAALLASALLMGSCGDDGTSPPLNVERPRFDGEAAQALIERQVAFGPRVPGREGHAAQLAWMAARLDSLADEVELQTFQYAHSMVDTVLDLTNVVARFRPESPRRILFLAHWDTRPFSDQAETFEERLLPVPGANDGGSGTAVLLQLAAHLAQAGLPEGRGVDLLLTDGEDFGPTLDDMLLGARHFAERADPVWEFAVLLDLVGDATPSFPIERFSLQFAPDEVATIWAVAADLGYGDAFPTDGGRFIQDDHIPLNEAGIPTVNIIDFDYGPDNGLWHTPDDTPDKTRASTLRMVGEVVLELVYGDAAW; translated from the coding sequence GTGGCCGGCTTCAGAGTTCTGCATCCGCGGGGCCCCGGCGCTCGAGGCGTCTTCGTCGCCGCCGCGCTTCTCGCCTCGGCCCTGCTGATGGGCAGCTGTGGCGACGACGGTACGTCGCCTCCCCTGAACGTCGAGCGTCCCCGCTTCGACGGAGAGGCGGCGCAGGCCCTCATCGAGCGTCAGGTGGCGTTCGGCCCCCGCGTGCCGGGCCGCGAAGGACACGCCGCCCAGCTCGCCTGGATGGCCGCCCGGCTCGACTCGCTCGCCGACGAGGTGGAGCTCCAGACCTTTCAGTACGCGCACTCGATGGTCGACACCGTGCTCGACCTCACCAACGTGGTCGCGCGCTTCCGCCCGGAGTCTCCCCGCCGGATTCTCTTTCTCGCGCACTGGGACACCCGGCCGTTCAGCGATCAGGCCGAGACCTTCGAGGAGCGACTGCTCCCGGTGCCGGGCGCGAACGACGGCGGCTCGGGCACGGCCGTTCTGCTGCAGCTCGCCGCGCATCTGGCGCAGGCGGGCCTTCCGGAGGGCCGCGGCGTCGACCTGCTGCTCACCGACGGCGAGGACTTCGGGCCCACCCTCGACGACATGCTGCTGGGCGCGCGCCACTTCGCGGAGCGCGCCGACCCCGTGTGGGAGTTCGCCGTACTCCTCGACCTCGTCGGCGACGCCACGCCGAGCTTTCCGATCGAGCGCTTCAGTCTTCAGTTCGCACCCGACGAAGTGGCCACGATCTGGGCGGTGGCCGCCGACCTCGGCTACGGCGACGCCTTTCCGACCGACGGCGGTCGGTTCATCCAGGACGATCACATTCCCCTCAACGAAGCGGGCATCCCGACCGTGAACATCATCGACTTCGACTACGGCCCGGACAACGGCCTCTGGCACACCCCGGACGACACGCCCGACAAGACCCGGGCGAGTACGCTGCGCATGGTGGGCGAGGTCGTCCTGGAGCTGGTGTACGGAGACGCGGCGTGGTGA
- a CDS encoding carbon-nitrogen hydrolase family protein: MVTGGASGAPRRIAVVQPEAACFDTATAVDRVVAGTLEAAGKGAGLVVFPEAYIGGYPWGLAFGTAVGGRSAAGRRAWQRYHESAIAVPGPETKRLGEAAAEAGVVLAVGVVERDTTYSGGTLFCTLLYFGPDGRLLGKHRKLKPTAAERLVWGEGDGSTLPVFDTAVGRVGGLICWENYMPLARMAMYGEGVEIYLAPTADARPRWQSTLQHIALEGRCYVVGCNQYVTRDMYPSDLELAHELDAWPDTLCIGGSAIYGPMGDCLAGPLEGEAGMLFADVDPGEIVRSRFDFDVTGHYARPDVFRFEVDRRPHPPVSSRT; encoded by the coding sequence GTGGTGACCGGGGGCGCGTCGGGCGCCCCCCGGCGCATCGCGGTGGTGCAGCCGGAAGCCGCCTGCTTCGACACGGCCACGGCGGTGGACCGCGTGGTGGCGGGCACGCTCGAGGCGGCGGGGAAGGGGGCCGGGCTGGTGGTCTTTCCCGAGGCCTACATCGGCGGCTATCCGTGGGGTCTCGCCTTCGGCACCGCGGTGGGCGGGCGATCCGCCGCCGGGCGCCGGGCGTGGCAGCGCTATCACGAGTCGGCCATCGCGGTGCCCGGGCCCGAGACGAAGCGGCTCGGCGAGGCTGCCGCGGAGGCGGGGGTGGTGCTCGCGGTGGGGGTGGTCGAACGCGACACCACCTACTCCGGGGGCACCCTCTTCTGCACGCTTCTCTACTTCGGTCCCGATGGGCGACTCCTCGGCAAGCATCGCAAGCTGAAGCCCACCGCAGCCGAGCGTCTGGTGTGGGGCGAGGGCGACGGCAGCACCCTGCCGGTGTTCGACACGGCCGTGGGTCGGGTGGGAGGGCTGATCTGCTGGGAGAACTACATGCCGCTGGCTCGGATGGCGATGTACGGCGAGGGGGTGGAGATCTACCTGGCCCCCACCGCCGATGCGCGCCCCCGGTGGCAGTCCACCCTGCAGCACATCGCGCTGGAGGGCCGCTGCTACGTCGTGGGTTGCAACCAGTACGTCACCCGCGACATGTATCCGAGCGACCTCGAGCTCGCGCACGAGCTCGACGCCTGGCCCGACACCCTGTGCATCGGGGGCAGCGCCATCTACGGACCGATGGGCGACTGCCTCGCCGGCCCTCTCGAGGGCGAGGCGGGAATGCTCTTCGCCGACGTCGACCCCGGCGAGATCGTCCGCTCCCGGTTCGATTTCGACGTCACCGGACACTACGCCCGACCCGACGTCTTCCGCTTCGAGGTGGACCGCCGCCCGCATCCACCCGTTTCGTCCCGCACCTGA
- a CDS encoding HRDC domain-containing protein yields MSFVFIERESDAEELASELASGAPFALDCEAAGFHRYSDRLCLVQVTTGSGRDFILDALAFDVGGVLKGPLEDPSVPVLMHGADYDLRLLDRDVGIRLQGLVDTQVAASLLGERALGLAALLEKFLDVRLAKKFQRADWARRPLPDEMLDYAAKDTRFLHELVGRLQAELTTAGRIDWAREEYRKLEEVRWEGDSEEDPVVRVKAARDMTPRGVALLRAALAWRDEVAKKRDKAIFRIASDQVLIDVVTDRPRSVGALANTKGMNGRLAEEEGAALLERLEAVDAIAEADLEGYPPRVRTGPGRPPPEVEELADRLKSVRNSRAESLGIDRGTLLPNAALLEIARVGPRSAEELSSVAGLRQWQLEVVGPGLLKILAS; encoded by the coding sequence ATGTCGTTCGTCTTCATCGAACGCGAGAGTGACGCGGAAGAACTCGCGTCCGAACTCGCTTCCGGCGCACCCTTCGCCCTCGACTGCGAGGCCGCCGGGTTTCACCGCTACTCGGACCGGCTCTGCCTGGTCCAGGTCACCACCGGCTCGGGCCGGGACTTCATTCTCGACGCCCTCGCCTTCGATGTGGGCGGGGTGCTCAAGGGGCCGCTGGAGGATCCGTCCGTCCCGGTGCTGATGCACGGCGCGGACTACGATCTGCGGCTCCTCGACCGCGACGTCGGCATCCGTCTCCAGGGGCTGGTCGACACGCAGGTGGCGGCGTCCCTCCTCGGGGAGCGAGCCCTGGGCCTCGCGGCGCTGCTCGAGAAGTTTCTCGACGTGAGACTGGCCAAGAAGTTCCAGCGCGCCGACTGGGCGCGCCGGCCACTCCCCGACGAGATGCTCGACTACGCCGCCAAGGACACGCGCTTCCTGCACGAGCTGGTCGGACGCCTGCAGGCGGAGCTGACGACGGCGGGGCGCATCGACTGGGCGCGCGAGGAGTATCGCAAGCTCGAAGAGGTGCGGTGGGAGGGGGACTCCGAGGAGGACCCCGTGGTTCGCGTGAAGGCGGCCCGCGACATGACGCCGCGCGGTGTGGCGCTTCTGCGCGCGGCACTCGCCTGGCGCGACGAGGTGGCGAAGAAGCGCGACAAGGCCATCTTCCGCATCGCCTCCGATCAGGTGTTGATCGACGTCGTGACCGACCGACCCCGGTCGGTGGGGGCGCTGGCGAACACCAAGGGCATGAACGGGCGTCTGGCCGAGGAGGAGGGCGCGGCGCTGCTCGAACGGCTCGAGGCGGTGGACGCCATCGCGGAGGCCGACCTCGAGGGATACCCTCCGCGGGTGCGCACCGGGCCCGGTCGCCCGCCCCCGGAGGTGGAGGAACTCGCCGATCGGCTGAAGTCGGTGCGAAACAGCCGCGCGGAGAGCCTGGGTATCGATCGAGGCACGCTGCTCCCGAACGCGGCACTGCTCGAGATCGCCCGGGTGGGTCCGCGGTCGGCGGAAGAGTTGTCGTCGGTGGCCGGGCTGCGGCAGTGGCAGTTGGAGGTGGTGGGTCCGGGATTGTTGAAGATCCTGGCTTCCTGA
- a CDS encoding vitamin B12-dependent ribonucleotide reductase: protein MTSESVSPAIPPYPPESNLFDDHLPSDLPEATLSDNARIVLAKRYLKKDEDGQPIEEPETMFWRVARTIAGADARYGASEAAVDELARQFYALMTTGVFEPNSPTLMNAGRPLGQLSACFVLPVDDALSNGRSGIYDTLKAMALVHQSGGGTGFSFSRLRPEGDNVRSTMGVASGPVSFMKLYDASTEVVKQGGTRRGANMGILRVDHPDIRNFIACKNDTSQVTNFNISVALTDEFMKAVKAGGSYDLLSPRNGSVVGQEDARQIFDLIVHGAWKTGEPGTFFIDRANEYNPVPSLGSYEATNPCGEQPLLAYDVCNLGSVNVGRFVKLDAPSDLPPEDRIDWDELRRVVHLATHFLDNVIDANRYPLAEIHNLAHTIRRIGLGIMGWADLLVRLGIPYSSHEGVEMGRRVMRFINEESRNASERLAETRGVFPAWGPSIWGPDATCARRADGSRVRPMRALRNCNLTTVAPTGTISIFAGCSGGIEPLFAVAFMRNQAGSLMPDVNPDFVRIAQEQGWYSEELMERIATEGHIHFDEVPEDIQRVFVTAHDIAPEWHVRMQAAFQEHVDSAISKTTNFPNEATEDDVRAIYELAFDLDCKGVTVYRDGSRPMQVLSTGKTSQSAETAEAEAEAAEARARVAEVEQLLADSREEAHRLRVEISEISARQDDQDQTARAGRHKRQRPAMLRGRTVKMNSPLGDLYVTINEDEGGRPFEVFCTLGKAGGAAMADAEAIGRLLSLSLRSGIPITSLKDQLRGISCDRAVGVGPNKVLSAPDAIGQAIERYLEEKEGVQEALPLTVGTSSATQPQAQAEPAGVAGSFFGSCPDCGAGQLAYVEGCVKCHICGYSECG from the coding sequence ATGACGTCCGAGTCCGTCTCTCCCGCGATCCCCCCCTACCCGCCCGAGTCCAACCTCTTCGACGACCATCTTCCCTCCGACCTTCCGGAGGCGACGCTGAGCGACAACGCGCGCATCGTGCTCGCCAAGCGGTACCTGAAGAAGGACGAGGACGGTCAGCCGATCGAGGAACCGGAGACGATGTTCTGGCGGGTGGCGCGGACGATCGCGGGAGCCGATGCGCGCTACGGCGCGTCGGAGGCGGCCGTCGACGAGCTCGCGCGGCAGTTCTACGCCCTCATGACGACGGGGGTGTTCGAGCCCAACTCGCCCACCCTGATGAACGCCGGGCGCCCGCTCGGTCAGCTGTCGGCCTGCTTCGTGCTTCCGGTCGACGACGCGCTGTCGAACGGTCGGTCGGGCATCTACGACACGCTGAAGGCGATGGCGCTGGTGCATCAGTCGGGTGGGGGCACGGGCTTCTCCTTCTCGCGGCTGCGGCCCGAGGGCGACAACGTCCGCTCGACGATGGGTGTGGCGTCGGGCCCGGTGTCGTTCATGAAGCTGTACGACGCCTCGACCGAGGTGGTGAAGCAGGGCGGCACGCGGCGCGGCGCGAACATGGGCATCCTGCGGGTCGATCATCCGGACATCCGCAACTTCATCGCCTGCAAGAACGACACGAGCCAGGTCACCAACTTCAACATCTCGGTGGCGCTCACCGACGAGTTCATGAAGGCGGTGAAGGCGGGCGGCTCCTACGACCTGCTCAGCCCCCGCAACGGCTCCGTGGTCGGACAGGAGGACGCGCGCCAGATCTTCGACCTGATCGTGCACGGCGCCTGGAAGACGGGGGAACCCGGCACCTTCTTCATCGATCGCGCGAACGAGTACAACCCGGTGCCCTCGCTCGGCAGCTACGAGGCCACCAACCCCTGCGGCGAGCAGCCGCTGCTGGCGTACGACGTCTGCAACCTGGGCAGCGTGAACGTCGGTCGCTTCGTGAAGCTCGACGCCCCGAGCGACCTGCCCCCCGAGGACCGCATCGACTGGGACGAGCTGCGCCGGGTGGTGCACCTCGCCACGCATTTCCTCGACAACGTGATCGACGCGAACCGCTACCCGCTCGCCGAGATCCACAACCTGGCCCACACGATCCGTCGCATCGGGCTGGGCATCATGGGGTGGGCCGATCTGCTGGTGCGGCTGGGCATTCCCTACTCCAGCCACGAGGGTGTGGAGATGGGCCGCCGGGTGATGCGGTTCATCAACGAGGAGTCCCGCAACGCGAGTGAGCGTCTGGCCGAGACCCGGGGCGTCTTCCCCGCGTGGGGGCCGTCGATCTGGGGGCCGGACGCCACCTGCGCCCGCCGCGCCGACGGGAGCCGGGTGCGGCCCATGCGCGCACTGCGCAACTGCAACCTGACCACCGTCGCGCCCACGGGCACGATCTCGATCTTCGCCGGCTGCTCCGGGGGGATCGAGCCGCTCTTCGCCGTCGCCTTCATGCGCAATCAGGCCGGCTCGCTCATGCCCGACGTGAACCCCGACTTCGTGCGCATCGCGCAGGAGCAGGGGTGGTACTCGGAGGAGCTCATGGAGCGGATCGCCACCGAGGGCCACATCCACTTCGACGAGGTGCCCGAGGACATCCAGCGGGTGTTCGTCACCGCGCACGACATCGCTCCGGAGTGGCACGTGCGGATGCAGGCGGCCTTCCAGGAGCACGTGGACTCGGCCATTTCGAAGACGACGAACTTCCCGAACGAGGCCACCGAGGACGACGTCCGCGCGATCTACGAGCTCGCCTTCGACCTCGACTGCAAGGGCGTGACCGTCTATCGCGACGGGTCGCGGCCCATGCAGGTGCTCTCGACCGGCAAGACGAGCCAGAGCGCCGAGACGGCCGAAGCCGAGGCCGAGGCCGCCGAGGCGCGCGCCCGCGTGGCCGAGGTGGAGCAGCTGCTGGCCGACTCCCGCGAGGAGGCCCACCGGCTGCGGGTCGAGATCTCGGAGATCAGCGCCCGGCAGGACGATCAGGACCAGACCGCGCGGGCGGGGCGCCACAAGCGCCAGCGGCCGGCCATGCTCCGGGGGCGCACGGTGAAGATGAACTCGCCCCTCGGCGACCTCTACGTCACCATCAACGAGGACGAGGGCGGGCGTCCCTTCGAGGTGTTCTGCACCCTGGGCAAGGCGGGCGGCGCGGCCATGGCCGACGCCGAGGCGATCGGCCGACTGCTCTCGCTCAGCCTCCGCTCGGGCATTCCGATCACCTCGCTCAAGGATCAGCTGCGGGGCATCTCCTGCGATCGGGCGGTCGGGGTCGGTCCGAACAAGGTGCTCTCGGCGCCCGATGCGATCGGTCAGGCGATCGAGCGGTACCTCGAGGAGAAGGAGGGCGTGCAGGAGGCCCTGCCGCTCACCGTCGGCACGAGCAGTGCGACGCAGCCGCAGGCGCAGGCGGAGCCGGCCGGAGTGGCGGGAAGCTTCTTCGGCTCCTGCCCCGACTGCGGGGCGGGCCAGCTCGCCTACGTCGAGGGCTGCGTGAAGTGCCACATCTGCGGCTACAGCGAGTGCGGATGA
- a CDS encoding alkaline phosphatase PhoX: protein MAVSRRRFLGAAAVSLGLAGLRSLFDADRLLAVSPVDRFGPLIDDPEGILALPEGFHYRIVSRAGEAMTDGLIVPALHDGMATFPGPDGLTLLVRNHEVSWGASGELGPFGEGHRLLDRIDASRIFDPGAAGEPALGGTTTLLYDTREQRLVGHRLSLTGTIRNCAGGPTPWGSWVTCEETVQRRGNGRLRDHGWNFEVPAVWDAPLADPVPLEAMGRFNHEAIAVDAASGAVYETEDDTEGLLYRFLPNEPGHLAAGGRLQALAVREQPSLDTRNHDRERVAVGQEFEVYWIDMDDVHSPDDDLRFRGFAAGAARFARGEGIWQGDDGIYFACTNGGRLQKGQIWRYVPSPFEGTPRESERPATLELFIEPNDSTLIENADNLTMAPWGDLIVCEDGTGDDFLVGVTPEGELYRFAHNLTGGGEFAGACFSPDGSTFFVNMQAQGWTFAITGPWHGRG, encoded by the coding sequence ATGGCCGTGTCCCGTCGCCGCTTTCTCGGCGCCGCCGCCGTCTCGCTCGGACTCGCGGGCCTCCGCTCGCTCTTCGACGCCGACCGTCTCCTGGCGGTCTCGCCGGTCGACCGCTTCGGCCCGCTCATCGACGATCCGGAGGGCATCCTGGCCCTGCCGGAGGGCTTCCACTACCGGATCGTGTCGCGGGCCGGAGAGGCGATGACCGATGGCCTGATCGTGCCCGCCCTGCACGACGGCATGGCCACCTTCCCCGGACCCGACGGGCTCACCCTGCTCGTGCGCAACCACGAGGTGTCGTGGGGGGCGTCCGGCGAACTCGGCCCCTTCGGCGAGGGGCATCGGCTGCTCGACCGCATCGACGCCTCGCGCATTTTCGATCCGGGCGCGGCGGGCGAGCCCGCCCTGGGGGGCACCACCACCCTGCTCTACGACACCCGCGAGCAGCGGCTGGTCGGCCACCGTCTCTCGCTCACCGGCACGATCCGCAACTGCGCCGGCGGCCCCACGCCCTGGGGCAGCTGGGTGACCTGCGAGGAGACGGTGCAGCGACGTGGGAACGGCCGCCTGCGCGACCACGGGTGGAACTTCGAGGTGCCGGCGGTCTGGGACGCCCCGCTCGCCGATCCGGTCCCCCTCGAGGCGATGGGTCGCTTCAACCACGAGGCGATCGCCGTCGACGCCGCCTCGGGGGCCGTGTACGAGACCGAAGACGACACCGAGGGACTGCTCTACCGCTTCCTGCCGAACGAACCCGGGCACCTCGCGGCGGGCGGGCGACTGCAGGCGCTGGCGGTCCGGGAACAGCCCTCGCTCGACACCCGCAACCACGACCGGGAGCGGGTGGCGGTGGGTCAGGAGTTCGAGGTGTACTGGATCGACATGGACGACGTGCACTCCCCCGATGACGACCTGCGCTTCCGGGGCTTCGCCGCGGGGGCGGCGCGGTTCGCCCGAGGAGAGGGAATCTGGCAGGGAGACGACGGCATCTACTTCGCCTGCACCAACGGCGGGCGCCTTCAGAAGGGTCAGATCTGGCGGTACGTGCCCAGCCCCTTCGAGGGCACCCCCCGCGAGTCCGAGCGGCCCGCCACCCTCGAGCTGTTCATCGAGCCCAACGACTCCACCCTGATCGAGAACGCCGACAACCTGACGATGGCCCCGTGGGGCGACCTCATCGTCTGCGAGGACGGCACCGGCGACGACTTCCTGGTGGGGGTGACGCCGGAGGGGGAGCTGTACCGCTTCGCGCACAACCTCACCGGAGGGGGCGAGTTCGCCGGAGCCTGCTTCTCTCCGGACGGCAGCACCTTCTTCGTGAACATGCAGGCCCAGGGATGGACCTTCGCGATCACCGGCCCCTGGCACGGCCGGGGGTAG
- the rocD gene encoding ornithine--oxo-acid transaminase, protein MTPPHSAHDTTDRFLDEASRFGANNYKPLPVVLERGDGVWVHDVEGRKYLDMLAAYSAVNQGHRHPRIIEAARSQMERLTLTSRAFHNDRMGPFLRRLCEVTGFEKALPMNTGAEAVETAIKMVRKWGYRVKGVPEGRAEIIVCSNNFHGRTTTIVGFSSEAQYRDGFGPFTPGFVEVPYGDADAFESALTDRTVGFLVEPIQGEGGVIVPPEGYLARTRALCAERDVAFMADEIQTGLGRTGRMFCCDWEDVRPDVLIVGKALGGGVYPVSAALADGELMDVFHPGDHGSTFGGNPLGAAVGEAALDVIVDERLVERSAELGAWFMDELRSIRSPHVKEVRGKGLMIGVEILASSGTARPFCEALQDRGILAKETHHQVIRFAPPLTIARSDLEWALGEIREVLR, encoded by the coding sequence ATGACTCCCCCGCACTCCGCCCACGACACCACCGATCGCTTCCTCGACGAGGCCTCGCGCTTCGGTGCGAACAACTACAAGCCGCTGCCGGTCGTGCTGGAGCGGGGCGACGGGGTGTGGGTTCACGATGTGGAGGGTCGGAAGTACCTCGACATGCTGGCGGCCTACTCCGCCGTGAACCAGGGGCATCGACACCCGCGCATCATCGAGGCCGCCCGGAGTCAGATGGAGCGGCTCACCCTCACCTCCCGCGCCTTCCACAACGATCGGATGGGGCCCTTCCTGCGGCGTCTCTGCGAGGTGACGGGCTTCGAGAAGGCGCTGCCCATGAACACGGGCGCCGAGGCGGTGGAGACCGCGATCAAGATGGTCCGGAAATGGGGCTATCGGGTGAAGGGCGTGCCCGAGGGCCGCGCCGAGATCATCGTCTGTTCGAACAACTTCCACGGCCGCACCACCACGATCGTGGGCTTCTCGTCCGAGGCACAGTACCGCGACGGCTTCGGCCCCTTCACACCGGGATTCGTGGAGGTGCCCTACGGCGACGCCGACGCCTTCGAGTCCGCGCTCACCGATCGCACCGTGGGATTCCTCGTGGAGCCGATCCAGGGCGAGGGCGGGGTGATCGTGCCGCCGGAGGGATACCTCGCGCGGACCCGGGCCCTCTGCGCCGAGCGGGACGTGGCCTTCATGGCCGACGAGATCCAGACGGGGCTCGGGCGCACCGGTCGCATGTTCTGCTGCGACTGGGAGGACGTTCGCCCCGACGTGCTGATCGTGGGCAAGGCGCTCGGAGGGGGCGTCTACCCGGTCTCGGCGGCGCTCGCCGACGGGGAACTCATGGATGTCTTCCACCCGGGCGACCACGGATCCACCTTCGGCGGCAACCCGCTGGGGGCCGCCGTGGGAGAGGCGGCCCTCGACGTGATCGTCGACGAGCGACTCGTCGAGCGGTCGGCGGAACTGGGCGCGTGGTTCATGGATGAACTCCGGTCCATCCGGTCTCCGCACGTGAAGGAGGTGCGGGGGAAGGGACTGATGATCGGAGTGGAGATCCTCGCGTCGTCGGGCACCGCTCGACCCTTCTGCGAGGCGCTTCAGGACCGCGGGATCCTGGCGAAGGAGACCCATCACCAGGTGATCCGTTTCGCCCCTCCCCTCACGATCGCCCGCAGCGACCTCGAGTGGGCGCTGGGCGAGATTCGCGAGGTGCTCCGCTGA